A single genomic interval of Odontesthes bonariensis isolate fOdoBon6 chromosome 3, fOdoBon6.hap1, whole genome shotgun sequence harbors:
- the LOC142377303 gene encoding uncharacterized protein LOC142377303 yields MFLYMLILMAYYSSRLIQRNQRLKFQIVNAVFTVVVLAPQLYVMGRPKSSRYCGQPLLNNMSAFVALTVIAAGFSVIFTSIDPVPQSLWAAYHVFGLLSCGHGLCTAILTITASECAKTTPELYYMSLTLTVASTFSAGFFMVRGGLWLTNRQPVTETFRNE; encoded by the exons ATGTTTCTTTACATGCTAATCCTCATGGCATATTATAGCAGCAGATTGATACAGCGGAATCAGAGGTTGAAATT TCAGATCGTCAACGCAGTGTTCACGGTAGTTGTTCTGGCCCCTCAGCTCTACGTCATGGGAAG GCCAAAATCCTCAAGATACTGCGGACAGCCGCTTCTGAACAACATGTCGGCCTTTGTTGCCTTAACCGTCATAGCTGCAG GTTTTTCAGTGATATTCACGTCGATAGATCCAGTTCCTCAGAGCTTGTGGGCTGCCTATCACGTGTTTGGTCTGCTTTCATGCGGACACGGACTATGTACGGCCATCCTGACCATCACAGCCTCAGAATGT GCCAAAACTACCCCAGAGCTGTACTACATGTCCCTAACTCTTACGGTCGCATCTACATTCAGTGCAG GTTTTTTCATGGTGAGAGGAGGATTGTGGTTAACCAACAGGCAGCCCGTGACGGAGACGTTTAGAAACGAGTGA
- the rbp7b gene encoding retinoid-binding protein 7, which produces MPVDFNGTWEIVSNVNFEGYMVALGIDFATRKIASLLKPQKVIKQDGDRFTISTFTTFRNYECSFKIGEEFKEVTKGMDNRKCQTVVNLENDKLVCVQRGEKRNRGWTHWIQGDELHLEITCEDQVCKQIYKRSQ; this is translated from the exons ATGCCTGTCGACTTCAATGGGACTTGGGAAATTGTCAGTAATGTCAATTTTGAGGGTTATATGGTCGCACTAG GGATAGACTTTGCAACACGCAAGATTGCCTCTCTGCTGAAGCCTCAGAAAGTGATTAAGCAAGACGGAGATCGTTTCACAATCAGCACTTTCACAACTTTCAGAAATTACGAGTGTTCATTCAAGATTGGGGAAGAGTTCAAAGAGGTGACAAAGGGGATGGACAACCGAAAATGCCAG ACCGTGGTGAACTTGGAAAATGACAAGCTGGTGTGTGTtcagagaggagaaaaaagaaacagggGCTGGACTCACTGGATTCAGGGGGACGAGCTGCATCTG GAAATCACGTGTGAGGATCAAGTTTGCAAGCAAATTTATAAAAGGAGTCAGTGA
- the h6pd gene encoding GDH/6PGL endoplasmic bifunctional protein has product MFVTVFLLLVALCAHGGNGEDRQETQRPGHVSVIIVGGTGDLAKKYLWQGFFQLYINQVSSGNTFSFYGGGLSPGEKSTPVFFEILKAVSCTKDVSQERCALLKEQFLRLSQYRQLKTLEDYQDLAKHTEQQLQQEGMTEAGRLFYLSVPAFAYADIAEKINSSCRPTSGGWLRVVLEKPFGHDYRSAQVLASQLGSALKDEEMYRIDHYLGKQVVSKILPFRTENRKYLDPIWNRHHIERVEIVLKETLDVKGRIPFYDQYGVIRDVLQNHLTEVMTLLTMKLPANMSNSQEVLQNKLQIFSSLLPLGKNQAVIGQYQTYKSEVQRELNKTKDHVSLTPTFAAVLAHINEAQYEGVPILLISGKMLDERVGYARILFKNDVFCLQNHNNVHCKPKQIIFYFGHGSLQYSAVLVSKNLFKPAVTGSEWKEVTEHKDVSVLGLPISDYYVQTPAEEKEAYSELISHIFAGRKNCFISTENLLASWGMWTSLLSSLTSSFPRIYPGGAENGDMLDVHLMGKEISYNSEVVIISPDKMGDTSANNFKVMQGKFRSADMVSAWTEELVETLASDMQEAAEAAIHEGGVFHLALSGGSTPLALFHRLAVHHFTFPWRNTHVWMVDERCVPLTEPESNFYSVHENLLKHVKIPYYNIHPMPVHLNQRLCVEDDGGALLYEKELSRQVNGSSFHFVLLGVGYDGHTASLFPGVKVDQHGQSLVALTESPSKPHQRMSLTFNAINRAHKVILLVLGKGKHDLVTQLSRVKDVPEKYPVTGVKPADGSLVWYIDYDALIG; this is encoded by the exons ATGTTTGTGACTGTGTTCCTGCTTCTGGTTGCTCTGTGTGCCCACGGAGGAAATGGAGAGGACAGACAAGAGACACAGAGACCTGGCCACGTTTCTGTGATCATAGTCGGAGGAACAGGAGACCTGGCAAAGAAATACCTGTGGCAGGGATTCTTCCAGCTCTATATAAACCAGGTCAGTAGTGGAAACACCTTTTCCTTCTATGGCGGAGGACTGTCACCCGGTGAAAAATCCACGCCGGTCTTCTTTGAGATCCTGAAGGCAGTTTCCTGCACGAAAGATGTATCGCAGGAGCGCTGTGCACTGCTTAAAGAGCAGTTCCTGCGGCTCTCGCAGTATCGGCAGCTGAAAACTCTGGAGGACTACCAGGACCTGGCCAAGCACACcgagcagcagcttcagcaggagGGAATGACAGAGGCAGGGAGGCTCTTTTACCTGTCTGTTCCAGCTTTTGCATATGCAGATATCGCTGAGAAGATTAACAGCAGTTGCAGGCCAACCAGTGGGGGTTGGCTGAGGGTGGTGCTTGAGAAACCGTTCGGACATGACTACAGGAGTGCCCAAGTGCTGGCATCTCAACTTGGGAGTGCACTGAAGGATGAGGAAATGTACAGAATTGATCACTACTTGGGAaagcag GTGGTGTCAAAGATACTTCCATtcagaacagagaacagaaaatATCTGGATCCCATCTGGAACAGGCACCACATTGAGAGAGTAGAGATTGTTTTGAAAGAGACCCTCGATGTTAAAG GTCGTATTCCCTTCTATGATCAGTACGGGGTGATCAGAGATGTGCTACAGAACCACCTGACTGAGGTCATGACACTGTTGACCATGAAACTTCCTGCGAATATGAGCAACAGTCAGGAAGTTCTTCAAAACAAGCTACAGATCTTCAGTTCCCTGCTGCCTTTAGGGAAGAATCAAGCTGTGATCGGACAGTATCAAACTTACAAAAGTGAGGTTCAGCGGGAGCTGAATAAGACAAAAGACCACGTCAGTCTCACACCAACGTTTGCAG CTGTTCTGGCTCACATCAATGAGGCCCAGTATGAAGGTGTTCCAATTCTCTTGATCTCAGGGAAGATGTTGGATGAGCGAGTGGGGTATGCGCGCATACTGTTTAAGAACGACGTGTTTTGTCTTCAGAACCACAACAACGTTCACTGCAAGCCCAAACAGATCATTTTCTACTTTGGGCATGGCAGCCTTCAGTATTCAGCAGTTCTCGTGAGTAAGAATCTATTCAAGCCAGCTGTGACGGGCAGTGAGTGGAAGGAAGTGACGGAGCACAAAGATGTCAGCGTTTTAGGTCTGCCAATTTCAGACTACTATGTACAAACCCCAGCAGAAGAGAAGGAAGCTTACTCAGAACTCATTTCTCACATCTTTGCTGGGCGTAAAAATTGTTTCATCAGTACTGAAAACCTGTTGGCCTCCTGGGGCATGTGGACTTCTCTTCTCAGCAGCTTGACCAGCTCTTTTCCCCGAATTTATCCTGGCGGTGCCGAAAATGGAGACATGCTGGATGTACATCTAATGGGAAAGGAGATTAGCTATAACAGTGAGGTGGTGATAATCAGCCCTGATAAAATGGGCGACACATCAGCTAACAATTTCAAAGTGATGCAGGGCAAATTTCGCAGCGCTGACATGGTGTCTGCCTGGACTGAGGAGCTAGTTGAGACGCTAGCCTCAGATATGCAGGAGGCAGCTGAGGCAGCAATACACGAGGGCGGCGTTTTCCATCTGGCTCTCTCAGGTGGGTCGACTCCTCTTGCTCTGTTCCACAGGTTGGCAGTGCACCACTTCACCTTCCCCTGGAGGAACACACATGTGTGGATGGTGGATGAGCGCTGTGTGCCACTCACTGAGCCGGAGTCGAACTTCTACAGTGTGCATGAAAACCTTCTTAAGCATGTGAAGATACCCTATTACAACATCCACCCCATGCCTGTGCACCTCAACCAGCGTCTGTGTGTGGAGGATGATGGAGGAGCGCTGCTGTATGAGAAAGAGCTCAGTAGACAAGTTAATGGTTCCAGCTTCCACTTTGTACTGCTGGGTGTCGGCTATGACGGCCACACGGCCTCTCTGTTCCCTGGTGTTAAAGTGGACCAACATGGGCAGAGTCTGGTGGCTCTCACCGAGAGCCCCAGCAAGCCTCACCAGCGCATGAGCCTCACTTTCAATGCCATTAACAGAGCACATAAGGTTATTCTTTTGGTACTGGGAAAAGGCAAGCATGACCTGGTCACTCAGCTGAGTCGAGTGAAGGACGTCCCTGAGAAATATCCCGTCACGGGAGTGAAGCCTGCTGATGGCAGTCTTGTTTGGTACATCGACTATGATGCACTCATAGGGTAG
- the epha2a gene encoding ephrin type-A receptor 2a — MELRGVNLFLFLFTNCVFISLQTKEQVLLDMRASGSELGWLTLPYENGWEITQRVVNGSLFYTYSVCSIDSAEQDNWLRTTFIQRRPGTSRVSVELQFVVRDCNTFDGASVSCKETFNLFISEADADVGTNFRKGQFRKVATIAPDEVTQRHVLKVNTETKTVGPLSRKGFYLAFQDMGACVALLSVRVYYKTCPSTVQSLAVFPETVADALTEVEGACVENAVGQATPRIYCTAEGEWVVPVGQCQCLPGYETTGDSCQECKPGYFKPSVSSEPCHVCPDNTKPSAAGATECRCEGGFFRAPADPPTSACSAPPSAPLDLTSTTLSAEGRMLLSWSPPLVTGGRTDLTYSVTCEICDESSCTPCGEKIRFDTGPTDLQDTTVVVDDLDSHLNYTFTVEAYSGVSQYGTEKASATITTALDYTDPPKVTSIHLDDRGPTSLSLSWTLSRRPPAHINHRYELMYRRKDVDGERDVTTYTVLILEKSSVQINDLTPDTTYMFRVQALGPEGTPGSYSTEHEFNTSPLAEHQIQNKSTMVMGAVVGVAVILLVVVAVLLLRRRRLSARGRGGPEDPYFSTDQLKPLKTYVDPHMYEDPNIAIQKFVTEIDQCVISKQKVIGVGEFGEVFRGVMKTGKGEVAVAIKTLKPGYSEKQRQDFLSEASIMGQFSHPNIIHLEGVVTKFKHAMIVTEYMENGALDTYLKDHDGEIPSDQLVGMLQGIAAGMKYLSDMSYVHRDLAARNVLVNCKLECKVSDFGLSRVLEDDAEGTYTTRGGKIPIRWTAPEAIAYRKFTSASDVWSFGIVMWEVMACGERPYWDMSNHEVMKAINEAFRLPAPMDCPSAIYQLMLQCWQHDRSKRPRFSDIVNILNKLLRCPESLKTIADFDPRVSIRLPSTSGCDGTMFRSVPEWLESIKMNQYNESFARAGITTMEQVLALRHEDIRNIGVRLPGHMKRIAYSILGLKDETSSLSVFAV; from the exons ATGGAGCTCCGTGGGGTCAacttattcctgtttttatttactaACTGTGTATTTATCAGCCTCCAGACAAAAGAAC AGGTATTGCTGGATATGAGAGCTTCGGGATCAGAGTTGGGATGGTTGACGTTGCCATATGAGAACGGG TGGGAGATTACCCAGAGAGTTGTGAACGGCTCACTTTTTTATACCTACAGTGTTTGTAGCATAGACTCTGCTGAACAGGACAACTGGCTACGCACAACATTCATTCAGCGGCGCCCAGGAACCAGCCGCGTCTCTGTGGAGCTCCAGTTTGTTGTGCGAGACTGCAACACCTTCGATGGGGCTTCTGTCTCCTGCAAAGAAACCTTCAACCTTTTCATCTCTGAGGCCGACGCCGACGTGGGAACCAACTTCCGTAAAGGGCAGTTCCGCAAAGTGGCCACCATCGCTCCTGATGAGGTCACCCAGCGGCATGTGCTGAAGGTCAACACCGAGACTAAGACTGTGGGGCCCCTTTCGAGAAAAGGCTTCTACCTGGCTTTTCAGGATATGGGAGCTTGTGTGGCGCTGCTGTCCGTCAGAGTGTACTACAAGACGTGCCCATCCACCGTGCAGAGCTTGGCAGTCTTCCCTGAGACGGTGGCAGATGCTCTGACGGAAGTGGAGGGAGCCTGTGTGGAGAATGCTGTCGGTCAGGCCACCCCACGCATCTACTGCACAGCTGAGGGTGAATGGGTGGTTCCAGTGGGCCAGTGCCAATGTCTCCCGGGCTACGAAACCACAGGGGACTCTTGCCAGG AATGCAAACCAGGCTATTTCAAGCCATCTGTATCCAGCGAGCCATGTCACGTTTGTCCTGATAACACCAAGCCCTCCGCAGCCGGTGCCACAGAGTGTCGATGTGAGGGAGGTTTCTTCCGCGCTCCGGCGGACCCTCCAACATCAGCCTGTTCTG CTCCACCCAGTGCGCCTCTTGACCTCACTTCCACCACACTGTCAGCAGAAGGCCGGATGCTTCTGTCCTGGAGTCCACCTCTGGTGACCGGTGGCCGCACTGACCTCACATACAGCGTGACTTGTGAGATCTGCGATGAGTCCTCGTGCACCCCCTGCGGCGAGAAGATCCGGTTTGATACTGGTCCCACAGACCTGCAGGACACCACAGTCGTTGTTGATGACCTGGATTCTCATCTCAACTACACGTTCACTGTGGAGGCTTATAGTGGGGTGTCACAGTACGGCACTGAGAAGGCCTCTGCAACCATCACCACTGCTCTGGATTATACTg ATCCCCCCAAGGTGACGTCGATCCATCTGGATGATCGTGGGCCCACAAGCCTGTCTCTGTCCTGGACTCTGTCTCGCAGACCTCCAGCCCACATCAATCACCGCTATGAGCTTATGTACCGCAGAAAA GATGTCGACGGGGAGCGTGATGTGACCACCTACACAGTCCTAATTTTGGAGAAAAGCTCCGTCCAGATTAATGACCTCACCCCAGATACTACATATATGTTTAGGGTCCAGGCACTGGGTCCTGAAGGCACTCCTGGCAGCTACAGCACGGAGCACGAGTTTAATACTTCACCTTTAG CTGAGCATCAGATCCAGAACAAGTCAACCATGGTGATGGGAGCAGTAGTCGGAGTGGCGGTTATTCTGCTTGTTGTGGTGGCCGTCCTGCTGCTGCGTAGACG gagACTGAGCGCTCGTGGCAGAGGAGGACCTGAGGATCCCTACTTTTCCACAG ATCAGCTTAAGCCTCTGAAGACATATGTTGACCCTCATATGTATGAGGACCCTAACATTGCCATCCAAAAGTTTGTCACAGAAATCGACCAATGCGTGATCAGCAAACAGAAAGTCATCGGTGTGG GAGAATTTGGGGAAGTGTTTCGGGGTGTAATGAAGACTGGGAAAGGGGAGGTGGCAGTAGCCATCAAGACCCTGAAGCCCGGCTACTCAGAGAAACAGAGGCAAGATTTCTTAAGCGAGGCCAGCATCATGGGTCAGTTCTCACACCCAAATATCATCCATCTGGAGGGCGTCGTCACCAAAT TCAAGCATGCCATGATAGTGACAGAGTACATGGAGAATGGAGCTCTTGACACATATCTGAAG GACCACGATGGAGAGATTCCTTCAGACCAGCTTGTGGGAATGCTGCAAGGAATAGCTGCTGGTATGAAATACCTCTCAGACATGAGCTACGTTCACCGGGACCTGGCGGCAAGAAACGTTCTGGTGAACTGCAAACTGGAGTGTAAAGTGTCTGACTTCGGCCTATCGCGTGTCCTGGAGGATGATGCAGAGGGCACTTACACAACCAGA GGAGGTAAAATCCCCATCCGCTGGACTGCACCAGAAGCCATTGCATACAGGAAGTTCACATCAGCCAGCGACGTGTGGAGCTTCGGTATTGTCATGTGGGAAGTCATGGCATGTGGAGAACGGCCCTACTGGGACATGAGCAACCATGAG GTCATGAAGGCTATCAATGAGGCTTTCAGGCTTCCTGCCCCAATGGACTGCCCATCCGCCATCTATCAGCTCATGCTCCAGTGTTGGCAGCATGACCGCTCCAAGCGACCGCGCTTCTCGGACATCgttaacattttgaacaaactTCTCAGATGTCCAGAGTCTTTAAAAACCATTGCTGACTTTGACCCACG CGTATCCATCCGCCTACCCAGCACCAGCGGCTGTGACGGCACCATGTTCAGGTCGGTGCCTGAGTGGCTGGAATCCATCAAGATGAACCAGTACAATGAAAGCTTTGCTCGCGCTGGAATCACCACCATGGAGCAGGTGCTCGCATTGAGGCACGA AGACATTAGGAACATCGGAGTGCGGTTGCCTGGCCACATGAAGAGGATAGCATACAGCATCTTGGGCCTGAAAGATGAGACCAGCTCCCTCAGCGTGTTTGCAGTGTGA
- the cenps gene encoding centromere protein S, giving the protein MSVGADETRQRLKAAIHYTVGHLCQRIGEDHKREFSRQVVAAIAETTFRQCDVFAKDLEAFARHAKRSMVSADDVKLVARRSTALSIYIQNKSEELAQEHKDLKKKSTGKRKSKDTEEESRA; this is encoded by the exons ATGTCAGTGGGTGCAGACGAGACTCGTCAG aggtTAAAGGCAGCAATACATTATACGGTGGGACATCTATGTCAGAGGATCGGAGAGGACCACAAGAGGGAGTTCAGCCGACAAGTTGTAGCAGCCATAGCCGAGACGACATTCAGACAATGTG ATGTATTTGCTAAAGACCTGGAGGCCTTCGCAAG ACATGCCAAAAGAAGCATGGTGTCTGCAGACGATGTCAAACTTGTGGCCCGTCGTAGTACTGCATTG TCCATCTACATACAAAATAAGAGTGAAGAATTGGCCCAGGAGCACAAGGATTTGAAAAAGAAGAGCACTGGGAAGAGGAAGAGCAAAGACACTGAGGAGGAGAGCAGAGCATGA